Genomic window (Drosophila sulfurigaster albostrigata strain 15112-1811.04 chromosome 2R, ASM2355843v2, whole genome shotgun sequence):
gtacatgattttggtatattttcaaatgaataCCCTACtatacatgcaaaatatatcatagaagAAAAAGTATATCTCTATCTTAtggtctctgagatctagaaGTTCacacggacggacagacagacggacatggctatatcgtctcgtctGTTGACCCAGATCAAGAATATGCTTTATAGCGTCGGCAATGCCTCTCTCTACCTGTTTtatacatttcctggaggcacaaattaaaaatactctTCCATTCTATAGccatagcgggtataaaaatgccaaaatacaagttaaataagtaataagtagcATTTAAGCtctaaatttaaacaatttgttggtaaagacattacgcatacgcgcCGCAGTCTGTTGAATGACATTCGTGTTGTACGAGACAAAGGTAATTTTAAGACACGACACAACTCAAACTAAACTGACAAATGCTTTGTCTGCACTTGGTTTGGGGTTGTCGAACCTTAAACCGGTTTCTCGGTAGTGTTTAGCGTTAAAATTCCTgaaaaaagcaacacaaaacatttatcaattgtattttaaaatgcacatttttttaattaatttaattgtattgcCCGTTGCGCTTAGAATGATGTGCCCCAGTTTGGCATTTTACGGACAGCCACTTGACCAGCTGCCAGTTGGCTTTCAGTTTCCCTTGCTGTTGTCCTGGGACAGCCTTGCAGTAAGAGGAGGAGACAGAAGAGGAGTTTGTCTTGTTGGCCAATAAGTTTGCGTTATTATTATAGACCaggctattgttgttgttgtttacgcTTAGTTAGACAGTTAATACAaaactctctcgctctatccCGCCCCCTCTCACACACAGAAAGTATCCATTTCATTTGGGAGTCGAAAGCCGAAAGCTGAAGGCTGAAAGCCGAAAGTTTAGTCCGGCCCTAACCAAAGCACTTCTAGTTTTATGGCTTGCTGGCGAATTCATATAAATTGGCTGCccaaatagcaacagcaactcaaaCTTTGTGGCCATTAGAACTTGGTCGAAGCTGCTGCTATCGATTGCcaaagtggcaagtggcaaggtGAAGATTTCTATAGTAGTTGTTGCCAGAAGAGGCGTTGCTCGTGATTTTCATTGATACACAATACGCTTGCAGTTTTCAGTTTGGATGCTAAATCATTTCACTTGCTGGCTATCGATTACCATTTACCTTTGAATATATTGTACTTACCTCAAATGGATTTGAGACAATTTCTCTTTCGGACACATTCAAggaaacaatttaataaatgttgcgCTTTGTAACAAAAAAGGTTAATCGCATCAAGTGGCCGTATGTCGATAAAGATTAAACGCCAGCTATAAAATTGTTCGCTTTTGACAAGCCGATTGCattgttaaaaaattaactcggctttaaatttacgcctTTTGTTATCCCTTGACCCATTATCGTACTCTTTCCACTTGGCCTAAAGTTTTGCAGCTTTTGCTTTAAAGGGGAGAAAATAAAAGCAGGAAAAGAACGAAAGCAAAGGCATCTTTCTTCTTTCACAGGCTTTGAGCAATGCAAGTAACATTGGCGCAAGAAACTTTTTTGGCCtgagcaaaaaataaatgcctGAAATACAGTTCAGCAAAATTCTTGAGCGACATTAAAAAGTTGATAACAAAGCCGTAAATAGCCAAAAGAGAGAAGAACGAAGAAGTAGAAGTATGTAGAAGGCAAAGGGTGTTGGAGCGTGGCCTTCACTTTGGTTTTGCCTTTGCGTTCATGCCATGACGCTACTTTATTTAGTCTTGTTATTTCTTATCGAATGCGTGTCCCAATAAATCTATAGCAGCACCCAACGTGTGTCATGGCAACGCCCCCTAAGaaggcagccagccagccagccagctgtTGGGGATGCTCTAACGGATTATCCTTGTTTGACCAAACTGCTGTGCCAAggagcaacgacagcagcagcagcagcagcagctgattgatttgttattgaaaatattaggCCTGCTAAGAGCTCAGACAAATGCGAGGGGCGGGCGGAGGGCGAGGGGCAGAAACGTGCTGCTGGATACGCTTGAAACTTTTATAACTTTATGAGGGCGTTGTAATTTGATATCGCAAAGTTTTTTATTGCCTTTTATAGGCTTATAATTTGGCCGCGATGCTCTTGTAGCTACTctcctgcttctgctcctgTTCCCCATCATCCAAGAGTGGCTTCGCCTACGGGGCGTATGCTTGTTGTGCCTGCCTTTTTGTTTACACGTTATTTATGGCTTATAAATACGAATACAAGTGCGActtcttctcgttgttgttgttgttgcttgcgaATTGTgaaacaacaagagcaactcACATGTGGCCTGAGCTAACGCAATCTCTTAATGAGCATTAGAATTGCCGTAAAGCTGACAAtgaaattacgtatacgtacgCGAGTATATAATAGGATTAGCGGTCTATGTACTTTGCcgcttccacttccacttgcTCGTGCTCGTGCTCTTGCTCCATCTTGACATAATTAGCAGCGACTCAGCTCCCAGAACAGGTTAGTTTTGTCATGCGGCaacattgttattgttgattcCCCCAGAAGCACCGCagagaagcaacaacaatgagaactgcaacaacgacaataagCTGGAGGGGATTTTTCTTGGCCATTTGATTATGCTCAGGAAATTTAATTGCTCGAAAGGGTCAGTAGCTCGTTAAGAATTAACTGGCATTCTCTCGCTCTCCGCTCTCTCAGTTCTAGCTGGACTCTTATATAAAGACTGTTTTGGACTTCGTTATGACCAGAAACGTTTCACTCATAGTCAAGGGCAATGCACAGTATTCTTCTGTACGTGTATCTAATAGTGCTAAGTGCTTGTGCTCTGCTCTCGAGCAGCACCCAACTGGGCGACCCCACAGCGGAAATGAAGCAACTGACTCTGGCGGATGTAAATCAGGCAACGGAGCAGCAGGAGCTAGCGGCTGTACGCTTGGCCAGACAGTTGGGTTTCGGTCGACGCTTTGGCAGATTTGGTCCTGGCGGAGGATTtggaggcggtggcggcggaggAGGATTCGGTCCCGGTCCGGGCTTTGGTGGTGGAGGCTTTGGCGGTCGGCGATTTCATGGCAGACGTCGCTTTACCAACCCTGGTTTCTTTCCACAACCTCTGGGATTTTTCGGCTAAATGCCATCAATTTAATGTGAAtgataaaatcaaatcaagtgaacaaaaaataaaacacaacaatCTGCTCTTTCAATTAGCTTTTGCAATTAGTTCGAGAGTCGCTATATGATATAAATGCCAACGAATTATGCAATTCGAGTTTAGTTAGAAACGGAAAGATGAACACTTTAGCTTGGCAGTGCCAAGCTCTGCTCCTGCTCAGCTCGCTGTTGCTGGGCTTTGTTTCGGTGGACGTCGGAGCTCAGGAACCCGTTGATGTGGATCGTCCAGTGGATCGTCCCGCAGATGCTGCACTTCATCGTACAGCACGTCAGACTACAGTTCAGAATACTAATGTAAATGCAATCGGTGGATGTCCTTTTAGTAACTGCGGTGGTTCTGGCGGCGGTGGTTCTTCCGGAGGTGGCTCTTCAGGAGGTGGTTCTTCAGGAGGTGGTTCCTCAGGAGGTGGATCTTCAGGTGGTGGCTCCTCAGGTGGTGGATCTTCAGGTGGAGGCTCCTCAGGTGGTGGATCCTCTGGAGGAAGAGGCTCTTCAGGTGGCGGAGGCGGCGTCGGTGGAGGTGGCGGCGGCTTCGGAGGAGGCGTCGGTAGTGGCGGTATACTCGGACTGGGCCTTGGACTGGGTCTTGGTTAGACAGTTGCCACGTCAAAacttaaagcaaaaacaaagatACTATGCCGTAAAAAGTGAAACATTAGCAAAGGAAAGACGGGTTAAGGTTTTGGGATTAGAGGTTTTAGGATAAGGGATACGGAATTCGACATATTGCGAATGTGCTTTAATACATAAcgatattaaaatattattaatttcaatattacttGATATTTGGTTTTAGAAGTAGTAAAAgttatcataaattaaatatagaaacaaaatttattaactgAAGAACGCTTTCATGTTATTATTCTACTTTAAtacatacttgtatatttAAGAAGCTATATTTAGCCATTTGtgctatttttatacccgctacccatagggtagaagggtattataactttgagcctgcaggaaatgtatgtaacaggtagaacgaggcatctccgaccctataaagtatatatattcttgatcagcatcattAGCCGTGACGAtgtagccatgtccgtctatcCGTCTAtccgtctctctgtctgtccgtatgaatcagtggatcttagagactataagagatagagctataatttttttcgacagcaattgttatgtttgcacgtagatcaagtttgtttcaaatttttgccacgcccccttccgcccaCGCAAATCCTGGAGGAGGATTTGAAGGCGGCGGAGGAGGATACGGTCCCGGTCCGGGCTTTGGTGGTGGAGGCTTTGGCGGTCGGCGATTTCTTGGCAGACGTCGATTCGCCAACCCTGGTTTCCTTCCACAACCTCTGGGATTTCTCCGCTAAATGCCATCAATTTAATCCGAAtgataaaatcaaatcaagaagcgaacaacaaaaaataaaacacaacaatCTGCTCTTTCAATTAGCTTTTGCAATTAGTTCGAGAGTCGCTATATAAATGCCAGCGAACTGCATCGAGTTTAGTTAGAATCGGAAAGATGAACACTTTAGCTTGGCAGTGCCAAGCTCTACTGCTGCTCAGCTCGCTGTTGCTGGGCTTTGTTTCCGTGGACGTCGGAGCTCAGGAACCCGTTGATGTAGATAGTTCAGTGGATCGTCCAGCGGAGCGTCCCGCAGATGCTGCAGTTGATCGCACAGCACGTCAGATTTCAATTCAGAATACCAATGTAAATGCTATTGGTGGATGTCCTTTCCGTAAATGCGGAGGTCCTGGCGGCGGTGGTTCTTCCGGTGGAGGTTCTTCCGGAGGTGGTTCCTCAGGTGGTGGCTCCTCAGGTGGAAGCTCCTCAGGTGGTGGCTCCTCAGGTGGTGGCTCCTCAGGTAATGGATCCTCTGGAGGGAGCGGCTCTTCAGGTGGAGGCACCTCTTCTGGAGGAAGTTCCTCTGGAGGAAGTTCATCTGGAGGAGGATCTTCTGGTGGAGGTCGTGGAGGTGGCCGTAGAGGATGTCGTGGTGGCCGTGGACCACGCTGTCGGGGAGGCGGACGTGGAGGTGGCGGCGGTCGTGGAGGTGGCGGACGTGGTGGAGGTGGCCGAGGAGGGGGAGGTGGACGACCTGGACGACCTGGACGTCCTGGCAGTGGCGGAGGCGGCTTCGGTGGAGGTGGCGGCGGCTTCGGAGGAGGCGTCGGTGGTGGCGGTGTACTTGGACTGGGCCTTGGACTGGGTCTTGGTTAGACAGTTGCCACGTCAAAacttaaagcaaaaacaaagatACTATGCTGTAAAAAGGGAAAGATTAGCAAAGGAAAAACGGGTTAAGGTTTTGGGATTAGAGGTTTTAGGATTAGGATCGTGGAATTCGACATATTGCGAATGTGCTTTAATACataaagatattaaaatattattaatttcaatattacttGATATTTGGTTTTAGAAGTAGTAAAAgttatcataaattaaatatagaaacaaaatttattaactgAAGAACGCTTTCATGTTATTATTCTACTTTAATACATACTTTTATGTTGAAGAATCTATTTTTAGCCGtttgttctatttttaaattatgtcATCTTCAAATCTTGAAGACAACTATGTTAAAAGGCAAACCATAATAAAGTGTGTCTTCGCAGTCTTCAGTTGTTATTGTGAATCGTGTGTAGGACGCCACCGGAAACAAGTGTTTCGtttgatttaaattcaaaacaatGGTAGCGCGTGCgcttttgttctttttttttttgagtctAATGCGAATATAGAGGCTATTCAGACTAACTATTTTTGGCACAGATGTTGTGTAAAATTGGCAGAGCGCTTTGCCCAAAAGTCAGCAgttgtgtaaatattaaatgactCTCTATTGAAGGGCAATTGCTCGAACTCTAACGACGCGTTCTGTGACGCAGGTTCTATGTAAGCttctaaacaaaaatatcatcGATGTTATTGTGACAGCTGCAGAGGAACTTTCCACTCACTAGCAGAGATCTAACTGAGATATATTAGCCTATATAAAGAGTAGGTTCATCTGCAACTAATCATAGCTTGTCTTCCGACTCAGCTTAAACATGAGGGTTCTAACTTTGATTCTTGGCTGTGCCATCCTGACTATTTGCTTGGTGAAGAGGGCCGACGGTGTGGCATGTACCTCGACGGATCCCGACACTCCGACTGGTTGCACGGATTGCTCCTTGACGGCAAATGCCTCGGCTGCTGACTGCACAACCACGACGACCacaaccacgacaacaacaactgaatcCAGCGCCTCAGGCTCCGAtcccacatccacatccactaCCGAATCTTCTAGCGCCACCACCAGCACAACTGCTAGCTCTAGCTCCACCAGCTCCGGTTCTAGCTCTAGCTCTAGCTCGGATGCCGCAACTATTGCTAGGTTGAGGAGGAGGATAGCTCGTCTGAGGCGCCTGCAGCGTCTGAGGGCCGCCAGACAAAGGGAACTCCGTCGCAAGCGTGCGGCTGCTGCAAGGAGGAGGGCAGCCAGGAGAGCAGCTGCTTCCAggagaaacagaaacaggagGAGGAGTGGTTAGGGAAATTGTATAACAATAAACATAGAATATAGCAGCAGTTATTCATCTGGAGTTCTTTATACTGGAGGGTGGAAGGGTATTAAAAATCTCTGTTAACCGGAGGTTCCAGAAGGAGGCAActctctttatatttttgattagaAGAAAAGGGACATCTTTATACGGAGAGATCTCACGTCTAGATCTCATatactataaaagatagaggATCAATTATAGCTGCCGATGTTTActtacagttttttttttgtattgtttagtatattgttaaaatatacattatggtatattttagtctTTTTAGAAACAAACTTTGtgatatttgtatatgtgctgatctaaaatactaaatataattatttggtatatttttgtatattggcATACCTGagtattttttgcatattgGCGTAACTTAGCAATTCAACAGCCAATTCATTACTGACTTATGCCATTCTACAATTATATACacaaagtaagaaagttacagtcgagtgtgctcgactgtgagatacccgctacccattttgaataaaagcaaaatattgcggtattttttttcaaaatataccaaaaatacacatatgataaaaatatacGGTATAACggaatatttgttatatcgatatagtacctcATTcaaaataccagattgtcgaccaaagcaactaagtccTCTAATACGTAGGaggttttgcccatacaaaagtatttctttaataacttccacaatttttatctgatcgcattCAAataagaaatcataaatagtATGTTAtagttattaatatatacagcAAAATTCGCAGCTGCAGTttgaaaattacgcttgttattcgattttattgatttgcgggggcggaagtgagcgtggcaaaaatttaaaacaaacttgatctgcgtgcaaacataacaaatgctgtcgaaacaaaattatagctctatcttttatagtctctgagatctaggtgttacTACgcacggacggacagacagacagacgggcatggctagatcgtctccgctgttgacgctgattaagaatatatactctttatagggtcggagatgccttcttctacctgttacatatgtacatttcctgccggcacaaagttataatacctttctaccctttgggtagcgggtataaaaatataccaaatatttatatttagtattctaGATCAGCACACAAAAGAGTACTACGAAGTTTGGTTCTACATTTTTCATCACatttgcaatcaaattttgtaaatCATTAGAATTTCAGAGATTATTGTGGGTATCAGAACATTGCTTTCAAATTACACTTGCCATTCCTTTTGCGTGGgctttgaaaaatgtaaaacgcGACAATAACAAGTGTTATCATATATGATGTcttatcttttatagtctctgagttGTTTATATGGATAGACATAAAGACAGACCGTAATGGCCATATTATCTCACCATATGAtcctttttaattattaagaatatgtgtacatacatacttaatGTGTTCGATTATTAAACGTAGAGTAGAAGTTCTGCAAGTAATTGGGAGAAGATAAACAAATCCCAGAATTTGACATAAAGAAAGCCTGAGCTATACATATGatatttggaattttaaaaatattatacaactTCCAAGAAAATTTTTCGAATCAAGATCTAATTATTAGCAAGCAAAAAAGCTAAACCTATTAAAATAATGAGAATATATTTCcttatattcttatttttttatttctgatcAATAAATGATGGAGCTTAGGACTGTCAACAGGCTTTCAGAAATGAACGGGTTATTAATGCAATTGAGACATTAAGAGGATATTCCTTTAGAAttccataataaaaaaagattactagatcaaaataataaaatgggaaaatatatataaatcttaCTACAATATGCATATTATATCTGATCACATGCTGAATAAATCGTATCGTTTTTATCTACTTTGCTATCTTAATAGTCACAAAACCAGACTTGctgtaaaaagtaaaaaaggaGCAAAGGAAAGACGGGTTAAGGTTTTGGGATTAGAGGTTTTAAGATTAGGGATACGGAATTCGACATATTGCGAATATGCTTTAATACATAATGATATTAAATTATCATTAATTTCGATATTACTTGATATTTGGTTTTAGAAGTAGTGAAAgttatcataaataaaacaagtaagaaagctacagttcagtgtgctcgactgtgaataaaagcaaaatattccggtattattttcaaaatttaccgaatactacaaaaatactgaaaatataccaatcggtatatttgttatatcgatatagtacaacattcaaaatataccatagacggcagtATATAACAGATTGTCGTTATTGTTGTATACatcaaaattcgcagctctagctttaaaattacgcttgctattcgattttttttgattttcagcGGCGGAAggaggcgtggcaaaaatttgaaacaaacttgatctgcgtgtaaacataacaaatgctgtcgaaaaaaaattatagttctatctcttatagtctctgagatctaggtcttcatacggacggacggacagacgaacatgactagatcgtctcggcttttgacgctgatcaagaatatatatactttatagggtcggagatgcctccttctacctgttacatacatttcctgtaggcacaaagtctaccctatgggtagcgggtataatgaataaacaaaatttattaactgAAGAACACTTTCATGTTATTATTCTACTTTAATACATACTTTTATGTTGAAGAATCTATTTTTAGCCAATTGtgctatttttattactatGCCATCTTCAAATCTTGAAGACAACTAAAagacaaacaataataaagtgTGTCTTCGCAGACTTCAGTTGTTATTGTGAATCGTGTGTAGGACGCCACCGGAAACAAGTGTTTcgtttgatttaaaattaaaacaatggTAGCGCGTGCgcttttgttctttttttgagTCTAATGCGAATATAGAGGCTATTCAGACTAACTATTTTTGGCACAGATGTTGTGTAAAATTGGCAGAGCGCTTTGCCCAAAAGTCAGCAgttgtgtaaatattaaatgactCTCTATTGAAGGGCAATTGCTCGAACTCTAACGACGCGTTCTGTGACGCAGGTTCTATGTAAGCttctaaacaaaaatatcatcGATGTTATTGTGACAGCTGCAGAGGAACTTTCCACTCACTAGCAGAGATC
Coding sequences:
- the LOC133837364 gene encoding uncharacterized protein LOC133837364 → MLLVDVLSVNAEVLAAVVLPVEVLPEVVPQVVAPQVVAPQVMDPLEGAALQVEAPLLEEVPLEEVHLEEDLLVEVVEVAVEDVVVAVDHAVGEADVEVAAVVEVADVVEVAEEGEVDDLDDLDVLAVAEAASVEVAAASEEASVVAVYLDWALDWVLVRQLPRQNLKQKQRYYAVKRERLAKEKRVKVLGLEVLGLGSWNSTYCECALIHKDIKILLISILLDIWF
- the LOC133836838 gene encoding osteocalcin 2-like, whose protein sequence is MRVLTLILGCAILTICLVKRADGVACTSTDPDTPTGCTDCSLTANASAADCTTTTTTTTTTTTESSASGSDPTSTSTTESSSATTSTTASSSSTSSGSSSSSSSDAATIARLRRRIARLRRLQRLRAARQRELRRKRAAAARRRAARRAAASRRNRNRRRSG
- the LOC133837391 gene encoding keratin, type II cytoskeletal 2 epidermal, yielding MHSILLYVYLIVLSACALLSSSTQLGDPTAEMKQLTLADVNQATEQQELAAVRLARQLGFGRRFGRFGPGGGFGGGGGGGGFGPGPGFGGGGFGGRRFHGRRRFTNPGFFPQPLGFFG